TTTCCGTCAGCCTGGACGGTCCCGCCGAAGTTCATGATGCTGTCCGCGGCAACGGTACGTTTCGCGGCGCCCTTGCGGGCATCGAGGCCTGCAAGACCGCTAATATTAAAGTCAACCTGAAATGCACGTTGGGCAGCCACAATCTGACGGTCGTCGATCAGGTGCTGGAGATGGCCCGGCAACTCCATCTGCCCGTTATGTTTCAACCGGCAACCTCGTGGCTCAATTTTACTTCCGCTGAGGATCCCATGGCTGCCGAACGGGAAGCCTACCGCCGCGCTGTTGAGTATCTACTGGACCGTAAGCGCGAGGGAGCGCCCATCCTGAACTCTGCTGCGGGCCTGCGCTACCTGGCAAACTGGCCCGAGCCTGCCGATATCCCCTGTTTTGCGGGCAAGCTTTTCTGCTCAATCGGGCCGGACGGATCGTTCGTCGCCTGCTCGACCTTCCAGGACGCCGGCCTGAAAGCAAGCACGGATCGCAGCGGGTCGACGCGAGAGCGTTTTGAGCGGGCGTCTGCGGCTGCTTACAACTGCCGGCAATGCTGGTGTGCGCCGCTGGTGGAGTTCAACCTTGCCCTGAGCATGCACGCCGGCG
This Planctomycetaceae bacterium DNA region includes the following protein-coding sequences:
- a CDS encoding radical SAM protein — protein: MRAAIFRKRFPLAVVWNITYRCNCSCRYCGTSEMPAEELVTPQALSLMDDLAEMGTRWLTFSGGDPFMRVDLGQLVRRARHHKMHLRISTNGILLPDRISEVQSADAVSVSLDGPAEVHDAVRGNGTFRGALAGIEACKTANIKVNLKCTLGSHNLTVVDQVLEMARQLHLPVMFQPATSWLNFTSAEDPMAAEREAYRRAVEYLLDRKREGAPILNSAAGLRYLANWPEPADIPCFAGKLFCSIGPDGSFVACSTFQDAGLKASTDRSGSTRERFERASAAAYNCRQCWCAPLVEFNLALSMHAGAVLNALKVGL